The Bacillus oleivorans genome has a window encoding:
- a CDS encoding RNA polymerase alpha subunit C-terminal domain-containing protein: protein MALSKKNVRTCNKGHQYYKSSDCPTCPICEQERKPDSGFFSLLSAPARRALEHNGITTLQQLSTYSEKEILQFHGMGPASLPKLRAALKENGLSFKM, encoded by the coding sequence ATGGCACTCTCAAAGAAAAATGTAAGAACTTGTAACAAGGGACATCAATACTATAAAAGTAGCGATTGTCCTACCTGCCCAATCTGCGAGCAAGAACGCAAGCCTGATAGTGGATTTTTTTCACTCCTCTCTGCACCAGCAAGACGGGCATTAGAACACAATGGAATAACCACTTTGCAACAGCTCTCAACATATAGCGAAAAAGAGATATTACAATTTCACGGTATGGGGCCAGCATCTTTACCTAAACTTAGGGCCGCTTTAAAGGAAAATGGGTTATCATTCAAAATGTAA
- a CDS encoding SGNH/GDSL hydrolase family protein, whose translation MIVGESKRNTIRPTKAESHLEKIDPNLSQLEKLNIALSSPFEQYMSIEFIGDSITWGLTATGNPEDYASGRDGTLSDRRDHFDSQSFVNKFKRYIGSQYMDDATPLFSNWDASPSGESVVEYQQEMIIFPDRENFEVGTDGDALQEVKRSEESVSGKQLIFDVSDGNGLIRFRYTGKEFTLSFDSTENSLDYELFIDGVSEGVFSTSVDGYDNRRTHSFDYVKDALIEIKTVKNDTDGKQTLKIGGFIVNKTIKISNQGIIGATTRSYVANNLDGNTMGDGIAISDEDQYVFIQLGTNDRIIAEEVEKGSGEFKKNLEILVDQVNSNRNIILMCPNPAANNDPYVYSFDTKEVCNVITQVAQENDIDLIDNYSIFEGMETSKYLADGLHPNDYGHKMMYENIIESLEKD comes from the coding sequence ATGATAGTTGGTGAAAGTAAAAGAAACACAATAAGACCAACAAAAGCAGAGAGTCATTTAGAAAAAATAGATCCTAATTTAAGTCAGCTTGAAAAATTGAATATCGCTTTATCAAGCCCTTTCGAACAATATATGAGTATCGAGTTTATTGGGGACTCGATTACATGGGGTTTGACAGCAACAGGAAATCCGGAAGATTATGCTAGTGGTCGCGATGGTACTTTGTCTGATAGACGAGATCATTTTGACTCACAATCTTTTGTGAATAAATTTAAGCGTTACATCGGTTCTCAGTACATGGATGATGCTACGCCTTTGTTTTCCAACTGGGATGCTTCACCAAGCGGAGAATCAGTAGTCGAGTACCAACAAGAAATGATTATTTTCCCAGACCGAGAGAATTTTGAAGTTGGAACAGATGGAGATGCCTTACAAGAAGTAAAGCGAAGTGAAGAATCTGTTTCAGGTAAACAATTAATCTTTGATGTGTCCGACGGTAACGGGCTTATACGATTTCGATATACCGGGAAAGAATTCACCTTGTCCTTTGATAGCACAGAAAATAGCTTGGACTATGAATTGTTTATTGATGGAGTGTCAGAAGGCGTTTTCTCTACAAGCGTGGATGGTTACGACAATCGTCGCACACACTCATTTGACTATGTAAAAGACGCTTTAATTGAAATCAAAACGGTTAAGAATGATACCGATGGCAAACAGACTTTAAAAATAGGCGGGTTTATCGTTAACAAAACGATTAAGATATCTAATCAAGGAATCATTGGCGCAACGACGAGGAGTTATGTAGCCAACAACTTAGATGGTAATACGATGGGTGATGGAATTGCGATCAGTGATGAAGATCAATATGTATTCATTCAGCTCGGTACAAACGATCGAATTATTGCTGAAGAGGTAGAAAAAGGGTCAGGTGAATTCAAAAAGAATTTAGAAATTCTTGTAGATCAAGTGAATTCCAATCGAAATATCATTCTCATGTGTCCAAATCCTGCAGCAAATAATGATCCATACGTATATAGTTTTGATACGAAAGAAGTATGTAACGTTATTACTCAAGTAGCGCAGGAAAACGATATTGACTTAATTGACAACTACTCCATTTTTGAGGGGATGGAAACGTCCAAATATCTAGCTGATGGGCTTCATCCTAATGACTATGGGCATAAGATGATGTATGAAAATATTATTGAATCACTGGAAAAGGATTAA
- a CDS encoding putative protein N(5)-glutamine methyltransferase → MDDQNKKNIIERLRTAGCVFAEEEARLLISEARTLDALSTMVNLRITGTPLEHVIGWAEFCGIRIAVDPGVFVPRRRTEFLVQKAVAFSVPGAIVVDLCCGTGAVGVTIAKALGCIKLYAVDIDPTAVRCALRNVTTLGGRVYEGDLYEPLPAKLRGKVDILVANAPYVPTDAIKLLPQDARLHEPKMALDGGNDGLDIQRRVAQEASLWLASGGHLLVETSEMQAPQTFEIFTQYGLIPQVTHSDELDATIVIGTKPTPLE, encoded by the coding sequence ATTGATGACCAAAATAAAAAAAATATAATCGAGAGACTACGGACCGCTGGTTGTGTTTTTGCAGAAGAAGAGGCTCGGCTCCTTATTTCTGAGGCACGGACATTGGATGCCCTCTCCACTATGGTCAATCTTCGAATTACAGGTACCCCACTTGAACATGTCATCGGTTGGGCGGAGTTCTGCGGTATCAGGATAGCAGTAGACCCAGGAGTCTTCGTACCCCGCCGCCGTACTGAGTTTCTCGTCCAAAAGGCAGTTGCCTTTTCTGTACCTGGAGCCATAGTGGTTGACCTTTGCTGCGGTACTGGAGCGGTGGGTGTTACGATAGCAAAAGCTCTGGGGTGTATTAAGTTGTATGCAGTAGACATCGATCCAACCGCTGTGCGCTGTGCCCTTCGCAATGTTACAACCCTAGGTGGTCGTGTATATGAAGGGGACCTCTATGAGCCACTACCTGCCAAACTGCGTGGAAAAGTCGACATCCTAGTTGCAAACGCACCTTACGTACCTACCGATGCAATCAAGCTGCTTCCCCAGGATGCACGTCTACATGAACCGAAGATGGCGCTCGATGGAGGAAATGATGGACTTGACATTCAGCGAAGAGTGGCACAAGAAGCATCCCTCTGGCTAGCTTCTGGAGGGCATCTATTAGTAGAGACGAGCGAAATGCAGGCACCTCAGACCTTTGAAATCTTCACCCAATACGGGTTAATCCCTCAAGTGACACACTCTGATGAATTGGACGCAACTATTGTAATTGGAACCAAACCCACCCCTTTAGAATAA
- a CDS encoding LytR family transcriptional regulator, translating into MSKKKKLILTIVSILVVLLGAAGVYGFNIYQSLKETTETMHTPIERVQPEKRPEKVTLEKKDPFSVLLMGVDKRENDSGRSDTMVVLTVNPNTNSVKMLSIPRDTRVEIIGRDTEDKINHAYAFGGVAMSMATIENFLDIPIDYYIEINMEGFKDIVDAVGGVEVNNAFAFNYEGYTFEEGTLQLSGEEALAYSRMRYEDPNGDFGRQQRQRQIISAIIKKGASLSSLWNYSNIFDALGANVKTNLTFEEMVDIQRNYGSAAKNIEQYQIAGNGQMINSIYYYMVSDEERARLQDLLRQHLELD; encoded by the coding sequence ATGTCGAAAAAGAAAAAATTGATCCTGACAATCGTATCAATATTGGTCGTTCTGCTAGGAGCAGCAGGAGTTTACGGATTTAATATATATCAATCATTAAAAGAAACAACTGAAACCATGCATACACCAATCGAAAGAGTCCAGCCTGAAAAAAGGCCGGAAAAAGTAACACTTGAAAAGAAGGATCCATTTTCCGTTCTATTAATGGGCGTAGATAAAAGAGAAAATGATAGTGGCCGTTCCGATACGATGGTTGTCTTAACCGTCAACCCAAATACGAACTCAGTAAAGATGTTAAGTATTCCCCGTGATACAAGAGTTGAGATTATTGGCCGGGACACGGAGGATAAAATCAACCATGCTTATGCATTCGGCGGCGTAGCGATGTCGATGGCTACGATCGAAAATTTCCTCGACATACCGATAGATTATTATATTGAAATAAATATGGAAGGCTTTAAAGATATTGTCGATGCAGTTGGAGGGGTTGAAGTCAATAATGCCTTTGCCTTCAACTATGAAGGCTACACCTTTGAGGAGGGAACGCTTCAATTAAGCGGTGAAGAAGCATTAGCCTACTCAAGAATGCGTTATGAAGATCCTAATGGTGATTTTGGCCGGCAACAGCGCCAGCGCCAAATCATCTCAGCCATTATTAAAAAAGGAGCAAGTCTATCTTCACTCTGGAATTACAGCAATATCTTTGATGCATTAGGTGCCAATGTAAAAACAAACCTTACTTTTGAAGAAATGGTCGATATTCAGCGAAATTACGGGTCAGCTGCGAAAAATATCGAGCAATATCAAATCGCAGGGAACGGACAAATGATCAATTCTATTTACTACTATATGGTTTCAGATGAGGAACGCGCAAGACTCCAAGATTTATTAAGACAGCATTTAGAATTAGACTAA